From the genome of Legionella beliardensis:
AATGCAGGTGGGTGAAGAGGAGCAATGCCAATGTTAAATAAAGAACTTGAATTCACCTTGAATCTTGCTTTTAAGGAAGCCAAAGAAAAACGTCATGAGTTTATGACGGTTGAACATCTACTGTTGTCTTTACTTGACAATCCTGCTGCAGGCAATGTTCTCCAAGCTTGTGATGCAAATATTGACTCATTAAGACGAGATTTGATTGAATTTATTGATGAAACCACGCCTCGAATTCCTGAAGGGGAGCATGACAGAGAAACGCAACCCACCTTAGGCTTTCAACGTGTTCTGCAACGCGCAGTGTTTCATGTGCAGTCAGCTGGCAAAACTGAAGTAACAGGTGCTAACGTACTGGCAGCTATCTTTAGTGAACAAGAAAGCCAAGCTGTTTATTTTCTGCGCCGCGAAAACATTACCCGACTGGATGTCATTAACTATATTTCTCATGGGGTTTATAAACACCATAGTAACGAAGCCAATGATCACCTTAATTCTGCTATGGATGAAGAAGCAATGGCAGGTGAAGGCAGTGAATCACCTCTAGAGAGCTATTGTCTGAATCTTAACAGAAGAGCTCGACTCGGGAAAATTGACCCGCTTATTGGCCGACATGAAGAAATTCAACGTACTATCCAAGTGCTTTGCCGACGTCGTAAAAATAATCCGCTCTTAGTGGGCGAAGCAGGGGTAGGTAAAACTGCAATTGCAGAAGGCCTTGCTAAGCGTATTGTAGATGGCGAAGTGCCAGAATCCATTAATAACTGTGTGGTTTATGCGCTTGATTTAGGTGCACTGCTAGCAGGTACTAAGTACCGCGGTGATTTTGAAAAACGTCTAAAAGCCGTATTAAAACAGTTAGGCCAACAAGACGGCGCTGTGCTGTTTATTGATGAAATTCATACCATCATTGGTGCCGGTGCTGCTTCGGGTGGCGTGATGGACGCATCAAATCTAATTAAACCATTACTGGCCAATGGTGAATTGAAATGCATAGGTTCTACAACTTATCAAGAGTATCGCGGCATCTTTGAAAAAGATCGCGCACTCGCACGTCGTTTCCAAAAGATTGATATTAGCGAGCCTACAGTTGAAGAAACATTTGAAATCCTTAAAGGATTGCGCTCTAAGTTGGAAGAACATCATGGCGTGAAGTTCTCAATTCCGGCACTAAAAGCAGCGGCTGAGCTTGCAGCAAAATATATTAACGATAGATTTCTCCCTGATAAAGCAATCGACGTAGTTGATGAAGCGGGTGCTTATCAAAACCTCTTAACAGCCAATAAGCGTCGAAAAATTATTAGTGTGACGGAAATTGAAAATGTGGTCGCTAAAATTGCCCGTATCCCGGTTAAAAAAGTATCTGCCAGAGATAAGGATACATTACGTAATTTAGAGCGTGACTTAAAATTACTTGTCTATGGTCAAGACAGTGCAATCACAGCATTAGCTTCTGCTATTAAGTTAGCGCGCTCAGGGTTGCGTGACCAACAAAAACCAGTCGGTTGCTTCTTATTTGCAGGCCCAACAGGCGTAGGTAAAACGGAAGTCACGAGACAACTAGCTAATGTATTAGGCATTGAATTACTGCGTTTTGATATGTCTGAATACATGGAGAAACATACGGTTTCACGTCTAATCGGCGCACCTCCTGGCTATGTTGGTTATGATCAAGGCGGGTTACTCACTGAAGCTGTGACTAAAAATCCTCATTCAGTTTTATTGCTTGATGAGATTGAAAAAGCACATCCTGATGTGTTTAATCTCTTATTACAGATTATGGATCATGGCACTTTAACTGATACGAATGGCCGCCAAGCCGACTTTAGGCATGTTATTTTAGTCATGACTAGCAATGCTGGCGCTACGGAAATTACCAGAAACTCCATTGGTTTCTCATTGCAAGATAATGCTAATGATGGACTTGAAGTGATTAAGAAACAATTTAGTCCTGAATTTAGAAATCGCTTAGATGCCATTATTAATTTTGCTTCCTTAGATACAGAAACCATTGGACTTGTTGTTGATAAATTTATCATGGAATTAGATGAGCAGTTAAGCAACAAAGGGGTTACCTTTAAAGTTGATAAAGCCGCACGTGATTGGTTAATTGAACATGGTTATGATAGAACAATGGGCGCTCGACCAATGGCTCGCTTAATTCAAGAACAAATTAAAAAACCGTTAGCAGATGAGTTATTGTTCGGAAAATTAATGAAAGGTGGTCATGTTGTTATCAAAGTAAAAGATGGTAAATTGCATTTTGATAGTCATGATCATTGTGAAGGAGTTATTTAATTAACTAATTAATTATCCTATCTAAGGGGTCTAAGCGTTAAGCTTAATCAGAGGGTTTAAATTGAGCTAAGTCAGGATAAATGCATTAAATTTATCCTGATTTAAGCCATAACATTTTATATCTTATTTATCCACTCTTGGTTTATCTATTATTTTTGCCTGTAAATACATTTGCTTGAAGTACGACACCTAGCTACAATTACAGCAATCTAGGTAAATGATTAATTATATTTTTAGGTTACTTTATGCTAAGCGTAATTATTATCAGTAAAAATGAAGAGGCTAATATTAAGCGCTGCCTTGAGTCAGTAAGCTTTGCGGATGAAATTGTGGTACTTGATTCAGGAAGTACTGATAAGACAATAGAAATAGCTCAAAAATATACAGAAAATGTCTATACGAGTGAGGATTGGTATGGCTACGGTGTGCAAAAACAACGCGCGCTTAACTTAGCAACAGGCGATTGGGTTTTAAATCTTGATGCTGACGAATCAGTCTCAGAGCATCTGCGTACCGCGATTGAAGAAGCGATGGAATCTGATGAAGCAGATGCTTATCGAATTCCTATTTGCATGAATTTCTACGGTAAACCGTTGCGCTATTCATCAAGCCCCACCAGACATATACGGCTTTTTAAACGCGAAGGCGCTCGTTATAGCGATGATATTGTGCATGAAAAAATAATTTTACCGGCAGAAGCACGCATTAGTAAACTAACACTTCCTATCATGCATCATTCATTTCGTGATGTAAGCCATGCTTTATACAAAATTAATCGCTACACTTCTTATAGTGCGAAAATACGTTCACAAAAAGGTGATCCGCCAGGGATTGTGAAAATTCTATTTAGTACAGGTTGGATGTTTTTCCGTTGTTTTTATTTACAGCGTGGCTTTATGGATGGTGTTGCTGGATTTCTGTTAGCCGTATTTAATGCCCAAGGCACCTTTTATCGGGGCATTAAGCAACTTTATCCGGACGTTAGACACACGATTTCAATGTCACCTGACCGAAAAGACATACAGGCAGTTCCTAGTCTGCCAGATAAGTCAGCTGACGAAGTAGAGGATAAGCCTCTTCCTCAAGAGCAACTGACCACTGAGTCGGAATCTATAATAGAGGTAACTGAGCCTAACCAAGAAGCAACGGATAATGATGAAAAGCTTCCAGTTGAAGAAGTGATTGAACACGATGCTTTTTTGCAGCGAGAGCAAGATGAGCCATTGGAAGAAGATGTGATTGAGCCGGAAGATATTTTTGAGGAAGAGGAAGCTATTGAGCAAGATAAATTGCTAGTAAATAAGCAATCTTCAGAAGAGAAGTAATATCTTTATAATCTGATTACTTTAAAAAACCAACTTAAGTTGTTGCCAATATTGGTTATATAAAGCAAGTGTCTCTTCACCAACATCGCGCTGAAAATAACCTCTCGCCAAAATATTTGCTGGCGGATAAACAACCGTGTTATTTCGAATAGGCTCGGGTAATAAGGCGCGCCCTTTCGCATTGGTAATTGCTTGCCCACTAATTAATGCCAATTGCGCAACAACATCAGGCTTAAGTAAAAAATTAATAAAGGTGAGCGCTTCCTGCTGATGAGGCGCATTTTTAGGGATTGCTAAACAATCTACCCAAATAACAAATCCGTCTTCGGGATAAATAAAATTAACCTCTTTATTTTCTTTGGCAGCCTTGTAAGCATCTGCATTCCAAGCAACGCCTAATGAGCTGTCTTCATCAATCATGATTGCTTGAATGCTGTCGCTAGCGAATAGTTTAATGTTTGGGGCAAGCTTTACTAATTGCTGATAAGCCGCTCTAATAAGATTAGGATCTCTACTATTAGGATCAAAGCCAAGGCTAAGTAAAGCGATAGCAAAAACTTCACGGGAGTCATCAAGCATCATTAGTTGATTAAGCCATCGCTTATCCCATAATCCTTGCCAGCGCTTAGGTGGGTTACTAACATTAGTTTGGTTAAAGAAAATCCCAGTTGTTCCCCAGATAAAGGGAATACTGTATTGATTGCCTTTGTCATAGTCGTTTTGAGTAAATCTTTGATCTAAATTAGTGATATTAGGTAATTGGCGGTGATTAAGCTTAGTTAACATACCTTGATTGACCATGCGCTCTACAAAATAGGCAGAAGGTAAAATTACATCATAAATAGCTTGCCTACTTGCCTTGAGTTTAGCATACATGGTTTCATTGCTGTCGTAGGTAGA
Proteins encoded in this window:
- a CDS encoding ABC transporter substrate-binding protein; translation: MKRFRVLILLLLCPAVYANVVNVYVWGGEIPKEIIQRFEKETGITVNFSTYDSNETMYAKLKASRQAIYDVILPSAYFVERMVNQGMLTKLNHRQLPNITNLDQRFTQNDYDKGNQYSIPFIWGTTGIFFNQTNVSNPPKRWQGLWDKRWLNQLMMLDDSREVFAIALLSLGFDPNSRDPNLIRAAYQQLVKLAPNIKLFASDSIQAIMIDEDSSLGVAWNADAYKAAKENKEVNFIYPEDGFVIWVDCLAIPKNAPHQQEALTFINFLLKPDVVAQLALISGQAITNAKGRALLPEPIRNNTVVYPPANILARGYFQRDVGEETLALYNQYWQQLKLVF
- the clpA gene encoding ATP-dependent Clp protease ATP-binding subunit ClpA; the protein is MLNKELEFTLNLAFKEAKEKRHEFMTVEHLLLSLLDNPAAGNVLQACDANIDSLRRDLIEFIDETTPRIPEGEHDRETQPTLGFQRVLQRAVFHVQSAGKTEVTGANVLAAIFSEQESQAVYFLRRENITRLDVINYISHGVYKHHSNEANDHLNSAMDEEAMAGEGSESPLESYCLNLNRRARLGKIDPLIGRHEEIQRTIQVLCRRRKNNPLLVGEAGVGKTAIAEGLAKRIVDGEVPESINNCVVYALDLGALLAGTKYRGDFEKRLKAVLKQLGQQDGAVLFIDEIHTIIGAGAASGGVMDASNLIKPLLANGELKCIGSTTYQEYRGIFEKDRALARRFQKIDISEPTVEETFEILKGLRSKLEEHHGVKFSIPALKAAAELAAKYINDRFLPDKAIDVVDEAGAYQNLLTANKRRKIISVTEIENVVAKIARIPVKKVSARDKDTLRNLERDLKLLVYGQDSAITALASAIKLARSGLRDQQKPVGCFLFAGPTGVGKTEVTRQLANVLGIELLRFDMSEYMEKHTVSRLIGAPPGYVGYDQGGLLTEAVTKNPHSVLLLDEIEKAHPDVFNLLLQIMDHGTLTDTNGRQADFRHVILVMTSNAGATEITRNSIGFSLQDNANDGLEVIKKQFSPEFRNRLDAIINFASLDTETIGLVVDKFIMELDEQLSNKGVTFKVDKAARDWLIEHGYDRTMGARPMARLIQEQIKKPLADELLFGKLMKGGHVVIKVKDGKLHFDSHDHCEGVI